DNA sequence from the Littorina saxatilis isolate snail1 linkage group LG9, US_GU_Lsax_2.0, whole genome shotgun sequence genome:
TCCACTGTCCACTATCATTTGTCATCAGCGGTTCAAAACTGCATTCTAGTTGTCAGGATCTAAAACTTACCAACGTCTTGTGGAGTGCGTGATCTATCATTTGGTGTTGCTGGTGTTTCTGAAAGAAAACAGTGACGCACCTTAGAAAATGTATTCCCTTTAAACTATATAATACTGAAATTTCTCCTCATATTATTCATTGTGAAAACAACCTCAGTTTTCATATCCCTTTTTCCGTGTACTTTTTTCTGTTTGCAGTAATGACAACAAGTACCAAGCAAACAAGTATAAgcttattttttgttgttgattcttaacatgatcatTATGTATTATATCTAAGActtgttgaataaaacactgtttgaaCCTAAAAAATatgctgaaaaaaagaaagatttcaACTGACCTCCTTCCTTCACGGTGACCAAGATTGGTTGTCCCGCCTTGGGAGTGAATCTATCGTTGTTCTGaaaacagacaacacacacaaatgatgaCCGACTTATGTGGGAATTCGTTAGCAATCTTTTTCAAACGAGAACCTAGGATACGCCCCAAAGTTGAGGAAATAAAGAAATTTGATAATAGAAGAAGGTTGTACTCACTGCAATCAAGTGCTCTCATCCTACATCCCTGTAACCTCGGTGTACCTATCTAAATCTCAGACTACAATAATATCTTCCCAAAGATTGTCGGGTTAATCATCAGGCCAATTAAACGACCTTTGGACAAATATATCTGGAGAGTAGGAGTGTCACAGTGCTTAGAGCGCTTGCGtctcacgctggaggtcgtggCTTTGATCCCCATGGGGCGAATACAAACACCGGATTTTTCTGAGTGCTTTCTAGTCCGCCCAGcgggaaatgggtacctgacgcTATATAGCGCCGGAGAAGGAagaggcagcgagggagagaagGGGTCGCCgtcctcataaagctggcccgagAATAGTTGATATCTCTAACATCTGTCTCCCAAACGACCAAAAATGGTTATGGGAATATCTTTACTTTTTTTATGTAAAATAtgctcaaagcaacaacaacgaaaacgcTCATGCTAAGGATACCACTTTAAACATGGAGTTGactgttaaaaaaacacacatcaaGAAACAAATTCAACCTAAACTTACATCAGGTTCCACTGACTTGTAGACCTTGGTGTCTGGCTGGTCACCATCCTTTGGAACATCTTCCACAAACACGCCAGGTCCGACATTAATTATCTGCACAAACTCTCCAGGCTGCTCTCCCTCGACCTTTTGAGAGCCGGCGGGAACTTCTGGGGTCATCTCTTGTGGGCAGACAGTTACTGTTGTGAGTAGGACACATCACGTCAAATAAATAGATGTTAAAATTCAAACCAGACCAAATACACATCGTACTATATGACAGGTTAAAGATCTAAGGCAGTCATTCACAAATACAAGAACTGCAAACACTGCCCTATTCAAAATTGCAAATGACAAAATAGACTGGTAGTGCTTCATACAGACCATAATTATTCAGATGAAAAGAACTGCATCATTTTCTAAAATGAATTGCCATACTTGAGCAACTTCTATCCACACCTGTTGGTCCGGTCGTTGGTGCTGATGTAGGTCCAGTCGTTGGTCCCTCTGTGGGAGGTCCAGTCGTTGGTCCCGCTGTGGGTGGTGCAGCTGTTGGTTCAGTCGTTGGTGCAGATGTAGGTCCAGTCGTTGGTCCCTCTGTGGGTGGTCCAGTCGTTGGTCCCTGTGTGGTTGGTCCAGTCGTTGGTCCAACTGTGGGTGTTACAACTGTTGGTCCAGCTGTTGTGCCTGATGAAGAGAATCCTCACATTGTTCGTTTTGTGTCCTTAAACTATCAGTTGATAACCTCTTTTTCTTTGACTAGAGCTACTTTCGTGTGtgtttctctattttttttctaaagaaACATCAGGTTTTGGGAAAAACCCACTGGGCGCTATTTGCACCGCACGTCGACAGCAGTTCATGGTCTTTGATCACTTCTAATTAATAAACTTCTGTTGCAGGCCTTTATGACTTGCAGTTATTACAACAATTATGGTCAGAGCTTGAGAGGGTTTCAGAACACGCTTGGTCTGTCTGGGTTCAAACGATTCCTCAATGCCAAGCTCAACACCACTACATTATCAACACATTCTCGTCCTTTTTTTCCATCTGACTATCTGCTCTATCCAAGACCCCCCCACACAAATAGAAAAAAGCAAAAGGTGCAAAACTCGGTCCCCACCTGTTGTGACTTTCTCGCAAGACAAAACTTCTCTGGGTTCAttgtcactgtccacaacgatCACGGTTGTTGGGCCATCCTTGTTCACTGGGAAGTCACCATCAGGACCAGCCTGCAACAAGAAATGGTCAACTCATAACTTATTTCCAATCTATTATTTCACATGTCTTCAACATGTTCACACCGCTTTGTAAAATAGAACAAACACCAATGCCTACTCTATATGATGCCAAGCGTCAACAAAGCAAAACGAAATTACTGTAAATAGCCAAGATGAGTCCAAAAAAGCACTCACTGTTACTGGTTCCAGAACATCTTGTGGGTCCTCAATAGCGATTGGAGTTTCGTCATTCGGTGTTACCTCGTAAACCTTCAGGACACCCCCATCTGGTGTTGGCAGGCTAGCAACCAGTTTGCTGGGTTCCTTAGCAACTATTTTAACAAACAGAACAGTACTTGTTTCTCACAAACCAACAACTAAGTAACATAGACTGACCTTTTAAAACCAATTAAAGCATTTATCAATGCCTGACGTttgatcaatatgaaatatcACATTTCAAACCATAACCTAACATTTACATTGGGTCAAGTTTTGAACACATATGTTTTAACACAGACTGGGAATCAACACaaggggtggtgtgtgtgtgtgtgtgtgtgtgtttgtgtgtgtgtgtgtgtgtgtgtgtgtctgtgtgtgtgtgtgtgtgtgtgtgtgtgtgtgcgagtgtgtgtttatgtgtgtgtgtccacaacTTTCATTCCACTGTCCACTATCATTTGTCATCAGCGGTTCAAAACTGCATTCTAGTTGTCAGGATCTAAAACTTACCAACGTCTTGTGGAGTGCGTGATCCATCATTTGGTGTTGCTGGTGTTTCTGAAAGAAAACAGTGACGCACCTTAGAAAATGTATTCCCTTTAAACTATATAATACTGAAATTTCTCCTCATATTATTCATTGTGAAAACAACCTCAGTTTTCATATCCCTTTTTCCGTGTACTTTTTTCTGTTTGCAGTAATGACAACAAGTACCAAGCAAACAAGTATAAgcttattttttgttgttgattcttaacatgatcatTATGTATTATATCTAAGActtgttgaataaaacactgtttgaaCCTAATAAATatgctgaaaaaaagaaagatttcaACTGACCTCCTTCCTTCACGGTGACCAAGATTGGTTGTCCCGCCTTGGGAGTGAATCTATCGTTGTTCTGaaaacagacaacacacacaaatgatgaCCGACTTATGTGGGAATTCGTTAGCAATCTTTTTCAAACGAGAACCTAGGATACGCCCCAAAGTTGAGGAAATAAAGAAATTTGATAATAGAAGAAGGTTGTACTCACTGCAATCAAGTGCTCTCATCCTACATCCCTGTAACCTTGGTGTACCTATCTAAATCTCAGACAACAATAATATCTTCCCAACGTGCTGAGTCCAAAGATTGTCGGGTTAATCATCAGGCCAATTAAACGACCTTTGGACAAATATATCTGGAGAGTAGGAGTGTCACAGTGCTTAGAGCGCTTGCGtctcacgctggaggtcgtggCTTTGATCCCCATGGGGCGAATACAAACACCGGATTTTTCTGAGTGCTTTCTAGTCCGCCCAGcgggaaatgggtacctgacgcTATATAGCGCCGGAGAAGGAagaggcagcgagggagagaagGGGTCACCgtcctcataaagctggcccgagAATAGTTGATATCTCTAACATCTGTCTCCCAAACGACCAAAAATGGTTATGGGAATATCTTTACTTTTTTATGTAAAATATGCTCAAAGCAACTACAACGAAAACGCTCATGCTAAGGATACCACTTTAAACATGGAGTTGactgttaaaaaaacacacatcaaGAAACAAATTCAACCTAAACTTACATCAGGTTCCACTGACTTGTAGACCTTGGTGTCTGGCTGGTCACCATCCTTTGGAACATCTTCCACAAACACGCCAGGTCCTACATTACTTATCTGCACAAACTCTCCAGGCTTGTCTCCCTTGACCTTTTCAGAACCAGCTGGAACTTCTGGGGTCATCTCTTGTGGGCAGCCAGTTACTGTTTCTGTTGTGAGTAGGACACATCACGTCAAATAAATAGATGTTAAAATTCAAACCAGACCAAATACACATCGTACTATATGACAGGTTAAAGATCTAAGGCAGTCATTCACAAATACAAGAACTGCAAACACTGCCCTATTCAAAATTGCAAATGACAAAATAGACTGGTAGTGCTTCATGCAGACCATAATTATTCAGATGAAAAGAACTGCATCATTTTCTAAAATGAATTGCCATACTTGAGCAACTTCTATCCACACCTGTTGGTCCGGTCGTTGGTGCTGATGTAGGTCCAGTCGTTGGTCCCTCTGTGGGAGGTCCAGTCGTTGGTCCCGCTGTGGGTGGTCCAGTCGTTGGTCCCTGTGTGGTTGGTCCAGTCGTTGGTCCAACTGTGGGTGTTACAACTGTTGGTCCAGCTGTTGTGCCTGATGAAGAGAACTCTTTTTCTTTGACTAGAGCTACTTTCGTGTGtgtttctctattttttttctaaagaaACATCAGGTTTTGGGAAAAACCCACTGGGCGCTATTTGCACCGCACGTCGACAGCAGTTCATGGTCTTTGATCACTTCTAATTAATAAACTTCTGTTGCAGGCCTTTATGACTTGCAGTTATTACAACAATTATGGTCAGAGCTTGAGAGGGTTTCAGAACACGCTTGGTCTGTCTGGGTTCAAACGATTCCTCAATGCCAAGCTCAACACCACTACATTATCAACACATTCTCGTCCTTTTTTTCCATCTGACTATCTGCTCTATCCAAGACCCCCCCACACAAATAGAAAAAAGCAAAAGGTGCAAAACTCGGTCCCCACCTGTTGTGACTTTCTCGCAAGACAAAACTTCTCTGGGTTCAttgtcactgtccacaacgatCACGGTTGTTGGGCCATCCTTGTTCACTGGGAAGTCACCATCAGGACCAGCCTGCAACAAGAAATGGTCAACTCATAACTTATTTCCAATCTATTATTTCACATGTCTTCAACATGTTCACACCGCTTTGTAAAATAGAACAAACACCAATGCCTACTCTATATGATGCCAAGCGTCAACAAAGCAAAACGAAATTACTGTAAATAGCCAAGATGAGTCCAAAAAAGCACTCACTGTTACTGGTTCCAGAACATCTTGTGGGTCCTCAATAGCGATTGGAGTTTCGTCATTCGGTGTTACCTCGTAAACCTTCAGGACACCCCCATCTGGTGTTGGCAGGCTAGCAACCAGTTTGCTGGGTTCCTTAGCAACTATTTTAACAAACAGAACAGTACTTGTTTCTCACAAACCAACAACTAAGTAACACAGACTGACCTTTTAAAACCAATTAAAGCATTTATCAATGCCTGACGTttgatcaatatgaaatatcACATTTCAAACCATAACCTAACATTTACATTGGGTCAAGTTTTGAACACATATGTTTTAACACAGACTGGGAATCAACACgaggggtggtgtgtgtgtgtgtgtgtgtgtgtttgtgtgtgtgtgtgtgtgtctgtgtgtgtgtgtgtgtgtgtgtgtgtgtgtgtgtgtgtgtatgcgagtgtgtgtttatgtgtgtgtgtccacaacTTTCATTCCACTGTCCACTATCATTTGTCATCAGCGGTTCAAAACTGCATTCTAGTTGTCAGGATCTAAAACTTACCAACGTCTTGTGGAGTGCGTGATCCATCATTTGGTGTTGCTGGTGTTTCTGAAAGAAAACAGTGACGCACCTTAGAAAATGTATTCCCTTTAAACTATATAATACTGAAATTTCTCCTCATATTATTCATTGTGAAAACAACCTCAGTTTTCATATCCCCTTTTCCGTGTACTTTTTTCTGTTTGCAGTAATGACAACAAGTACCAAGCAAACAAGTATAAgcttattttttgttgttgattcttaacatgatcatTATGTATTATATCTAAGActtgttgaataaaacactgtttgaaCCTAATAAATatgctgaaaaaaagaaagatttcaACTGACCTCCTTCCTTCACGGTGACCAAGATTGGTTGTCCCGCCTTGGGAGTGAATCTATCGTTGTTCTGaaaacagacaacacacacaaatgatgaCCGACTTATGTGGGAATTCGTTAGCAATCTTTTTCAAACGAGAACCTAGGATACGCACCAAAGTTGAGGAAATAAAGAAATTTGATAATAGAAGAAGGTTGTACTCACTGCAATCAAGTGCTCTCATCCTACATCCCTGTAACCTCGGTGTATCTATCTAAATCTCAGACAACAATAATATCTTCCCAACGTGCTGAGTCCAAAGATTGTCGGGTTAATCATCAGGCCAATTAAACGACCTTTGGACAAATATATCTGGAGAGTAGGAGTGTCACAGTGCTTAGAGCGCTTGCGtctcacgctggaggtcgtggCTTTGATCCCCATGGGGCGAATACAAACACCGGATTTTTCTGAGTGCTTTCTAGTCCGCCCAGcgggaaatgggtacctgacgcTATATAGCGCCGGAGAAGGAagaggcagcgagggagagaagGGGTCACCgtcctcataaagctggcccgagAATAGTTGATATCTCTAACATCTGTCTCCCAAACGACCAAAAATGGTTATGGgaatatctttatttttttatgtaaaATATGCTCAAAGCAACTACAACGAAAACGCTCATGCTAAGGATACCACTTTAAACATGGAGTTGactgttaaaaaaacacacatcaaGAAACAAATTCAACCTAAACTTACATCAGGTTCCACTGACTTGTAGACCTTGGTGTCTGGCTGGTCACCATCCTTTGGAACATCTTCCACAAACACGCCAGGTCCTACATTACTTATCTGCACAAACTCTCCAGGCTTGTCTCCCTTGACCTTTTCAGAACCAGCTGGAACTTCTGGGGTCATCTCTTGTGGGCAGCCAGTTACTGTTTCTGTTGTGAGTAGGACACATCACGTCAAATAAATAGATGTTAAAATTCAAACCAGACCAAATACACATCGTACTATATGACAGGTTAAAGATCTAAGGCAGTCATTCACAAATACAAGAACTGCAAACACTGCCCTATTCAAAATTGCAAATGACAAAATAGACTGGTAGTGCTTCATACAGACCATAATTATTCAGATGAAAAGAACTGCATCATTTTCTAAAATGAATTGCCATACTTGAGCAACTTCTATCCACACCTGTTGGTCCGGTCGTTGGTGCTGATGTAGGTCCAGTCGTTGGTCCCTCTGTGGGAGGTCCAGTCGTTGGTCCCGCTGTGGGTGGTGCAGCTGTTGGTTCAGTCGTTGGTGCAGATGTAGGTCCAATCGTTGGTCCCTCTGTGGGTGGTCCAGTCGTTGGTCCCTGTGTGGTTGGTCCAGTCGTTGGTCCAACTGTGGGTGTTACAACTGTTGGTCCAGCTGTTGTGCCTGATGAAGAGAACTCTTTTTCTTTGACTAGAGCTACTTTCGTGTGtgtttctctattttttttctaaagaaACATCAGGTTTTGGGAAAAACCCACTGGGCGCTATTTGCACCGCACGTCGACAGCAGTTCATGGTCTTTGATCACTTCTAATTAATAAACTTCTGTTGCAGGCCTTTATGACTTGCAGTTATTACAACAATTATGGTCAGAGCTTGAGAGGGTTTCAGAACACGCTTGGTCTGTCTGGGTTCAAACGATTCCTCAATGCCAAGCTCAACACCACTACATTATCAACACATTCTCGTCCTTTTTTTCCATCTGACTATCTGCTCTATCCAAGACCCCCCCACACAAATAGAAAAAAGCAAAAGGTGCAAAACTCGGTCCCCACCTGTTGTGACTTTCTCGCAAGACAAAACTTCTCTGGGTTCAttgtcactgtccacaacgatCACGGTTGTTGGGCCATCCTTGTTCACTGGGAAGTCACCATCAGGACCAGCCTGCAACAAGAAATGGTCAACTCATAACTTATTTCCAATCTATTATTTCACATGTCTTCAACATGTTCACACCGCTTTGTAAAATAGAACAAACACCAATGCCTACTCTATATGATGCCAAGCGTCAACAAAGCAAAACGAAATTACTGTAAATAGCCAAGATGAGTCCAAAAAAGCACTCACTGTTACTGGTTCCAGAACATCTTGTGGGTCCTCAATAGCGATTGGAGTTTCGTCATTCGGTGTTACCTCGTAAACCTTCAGGACACCCCCATCTGGTGTTGGCAGGCTAGCAACCAGTTTGCTGGGTTCCTTAGCAACTATTTTAACAAACAGAACAGTACTTGTTTCTCACAAACCAACAACTAAGTAACATAGACTGACCTTTTAAAACCAATTAAAGCATTTATCAATGCCTGACGTttgatcaatatgaaatatcACATTTCAAACCATAACCTAACATTTACATTGGGTCAAGTTTTGAACACATATGTTTTAACACAGACTGGGAATCAACACgaggggtggtgtgtgtgtgtgtgtgtgtgtgtgtttgtgtgtgtgtgtgtgtgtgtgtgtgtgtctgtgtgtgtgtgtgtgtgtgtgcgagtgtgtgtttatgtgtgtgtgtccacaacTTTCATTCCACTGTCCACTATCATTTGTCATCAGCGGTTCAAAACTGCATTCTAGTTGTCAGGATCTAAAACTTACCAACGTCTTGTGGAGTGCGTGATCCATCATTTGGTGTTGCTGGTGTTTCTGAAAGAAAACAGTGACGCACCTTAGAAAATGTATTCCCTTTAAACTATATAATACTGAAATTTCTCCTCATATTATTCATTGTGAAAACAACCTCAGTTTTCATATCCCTTTTTCCgtgtactttttttctgtttgcagtAATGACAACAAGTACCAAGCAAACAAGTATAAgcttattttttgttgttgattcttaacatgatcatTATGTATTATATCTAAGActtgttgaataaaacactgtttgaaCCTAATAAATatgctgaaaaaaagaaagatttcaACTGACCTCCTTCCTTCACGGTGACCAAGATTGGTTGTCCCGCCTTGGGAGTGAATCTATCGTTGTTCTGaaaacagacaacacacacaaatgatgaCCGACTTATGTGGGAATTCGTCAGCAATCTTTTTCAAACGAGAACCTAGGATACGCACCACAGTTGAGGAAATAAAGAAATTTGATAATAGAAGAAGGTTGTACTCACTGCAATCAAGTGCTCTCATCCTACATCCCTGTAACCTTGGTGTACCTATCTAAATCTCAGACAACAATAATATCTTCCCAACGTGCTGAGTCCAAAGATTGTCGGGTTAATCATCAGGCCAATTAAACGACCTTTGGACAAATATATCTGGAGAGTAGGAGTGTCACAGTGCTTAGAGCGCTTGCGtctcacgctggaggtcgtggCTTTGATCCCCATGGGGCGAATACAAACACCGGATTTTTCTGAGTGCTTTCTAGTCCGCCCAGcgggaaatgggtacctgacgcTATATAGCGCCGGAGAAGGAagaggcagcgagggagagaagGGGTCACCgtcctcataaagctggcccgagAATAGTTGATATCTCTAACATCTGTCTCCCAAACGACCAAAAATGGTTATGGGAATATCTTTACTTTTTTATGTAAAATATGCTCAAAGCAACTACAACGAAAACGCTCATGCTAAGGATACCACTTTAAACATGGAGTTGactgttaaaaaaacacacatcaaGAAACAAATTCAACCTAAACTTACATCAGGTTCCACTGACTTGTAGACCTTGGTGTCTGGCTGGTCACCATCCTTTGGAACATCTTCCACAAACACGCCAGGTCCTACATTACTTATCTGCACAAACTCTCCAGGCTTGTCTCCCTTGACCTTTTCAGAACCAGCTGGAACTTCTGGGGTCATCTCTTGTGGGCAGCCAGTTACTGTTTCTGTTGTGAGTAGGACACATCACGTCAAATAAATAGATGTTAAAATTCAAACCAGACCAAATACACATCGTACTATATGACAGGTTAAAGATCTAAGGCAGTCATTCACAAATACAAGAACTGCAAACACTGCCCTATTCAAAATTGCAAATGACAAAATAGACTGGTAGTGCTTCATGCAGACCATAATTATTCAGATGAAAAGAACTGCATCATTTTCTAAAATGAATTGCCATACTTGAGCAACTTCTATCCACACCTGTTGGTCCGGTCGTTGGTGCTGATGTAGGTCCAGTCGTTGGTCCCTCTGTGGGAGGTCCAGTCGTTGGTCCCGCTGTGGGTGGTGCAGCTGTTGGTTCAGTCGTTGGTGCAGATGTAGGTCCAGTCGTTGGTCCCTCTGTGGGTGGTCCAGTCGTTGGTCCCTGTGTGGTTGGTCCAGTCGTTGGTCCAACTGTGGGTGTTACAACTGTTGGTCCAGCTGTTGTGCCTGATGAAGAGAATCCTCACATTGTTCGTTTTGTGTCCTTAAACTATCAGTTGATAACCTCTTTTTCTTTGACTAGAGCTACTTTCGTGTGtgtttctctattttttttctaaagaaACATCAGGTTTTGGGAAAAACCCACTGGGCGCTATTTGCACCGCACGTCGACAGCAGTTCATGGTCTTTGATCACTTCTAATTAATAAACTTCTGTTGCAGGCCTTTATGACTTGCAGTTATTACAACAATTATGGTCAGAGCTTGAGAGGGTTTCAGAACACGCTTGGTCTGTCTGGGTTCAAACGATTCCTCAATGCCAAGCTCAACACCACTACATTATCAACACATTCTCGTCCTTTTTTTCCATCTGACTATCTGCTCTATCCAAGACCCCCCCACACAAATAGAAAAAAGCAAAAGGTGCAAAACTCGGTCCCCACCTGTTGTGACTTTCTCGCAAGACAAAACTTCTCTGGGTTCAttgtcactgtccacaacgatCACGGTTGTTGGGCCATCCTTGTTCACTGGGAAGTCACCATCAGGACCAGCCTGCAACAAGAAATGGTCAACTCATAACTTATTTCCAATCTATTATTTCACATGTCTTCAACATGTTCACACCGCTTTGTAAAATAGAACAAACACCAATGCCTACTCTATATGATGCCAAGCGTCAACAAAGCAAAACGAAATTACTGTAAATAGCCAAGATGAGTCCAAAAAAGCACTCACTGTTACTGGTTCCAGAACATCTTGTGGGTCCTCAATAGCGATTGGAGTTTCGTCATTCGGTGTTACCTCGTAAACCTTCAGGACACCCCCATCTGGTGTTGGCAGGCTAGCAACCAGTTTGCTGGGTTCCTTAGCAACTATTTTAACAAACAGAACAGTACTTGTTTCTCACAAACCAACAACTAAGTAACACAGACTGACCTTTTAAAACCAATTAAAGCATTTATCAATGCCTGACGTttgatcaatatgaaatatcACATTTCAAACCATAACCTAACATTTACATTGGGTCAAGTTTTGAACACATATGTTTTAACACAGACTGGGAATCAACACgaggggtggtgtgtgtgtgtgtgtgtgtgtgtgtgtgtgtgtgtttgtgtgtgtgtgtgtgtgtgtgtgtgtgtgtgtctgtgtgtgtctgtgtgtgtgtgtgtgtgtgtgtgtgtgtgtgcgagtgtgtgtgcgagtgtgtgtttatgtgtgtgtgtccacaacTTTCATTCCACTGTCCACTATCATTTGTCATCAGCGGTTCAAAACTGCATTCTAGTTGTCAGGATCTAAAACTTACCAACGTCTTGTGGAGTGCGTGATCCATCATTTGGTGTTGCTGGTGTTTCTGAAAGAAAACAGTGACGCACCTTAGAAAATGTATTCCATTTAAACTATATAATACTGAAATTTCTCCTCATATTATTCATTGTGAAAACAACCTCAGTTTTCATATCCCTTTTTCCGTGTACTT
Encoded proteins:
- the LOC138975688 gene encoding proteoglycan 4-like, yielding MTPEVPPGSQKVKGDKPEEFVQISNVGPGVFVEDVPKDDAQPDTKVYKSVEPDNDRFTPKAGQPILVTVKEGETPATPIDGSRTPQDVVAKEPSKLVASLPTPDGGVLKVYEVTPENDTPIAIKDPQDVLEPVTAGPDGDFPVNKDGPTTVIVVDSDNEPREVLSCEKVTTGTTAGPTVVTPTVGPTTGPTTQGPTTGPPTEGPTTGPTSAPTTEPTAAPPTAGPTTGPPTEGPTTGPTSAPTTGPTETVTGCPQEMTPEVPAGSEKVKGDKPGEFVQISNVGPGVFVEDVPKDGDQPDTKVYKSVEPDNNDRFTPKAGQPILVTVKEGETPATPNDGSRTPQDVVAKEPSKLVASLPTPDGGVLKVYEVTPNDETPIAIEDPQDVLEPVTAGPDGDFPVNKDGPTTVIVVDSDNEPREVLSCEKVTTGTTAGPTVVTPTVGPTTGPTTQGPTTGPPTEGPTIGPTSAPTTEPTAAPPTAGPTTGPPTEGPTTGPTSAPTTGPTETVTGCPQEMTPEVPAGSEKVKGDKPGEFVQISNVGPGVFVEDVPKDGDQPDTKVYKSVEPDNNDRFTPKAGQPILVTVKEGETPATPNDGSRTPQDVVAKEPSKLVASLPTPDGGVLKVYEVTPNDETPIAIEDPQDVLEPVTAGPDGDFPVNKDGPTTVIVVDSDNEPREVLSCEKVTTGTTAGPTVVTPTVGPTTGPTTQGPTTGPPTAGPTTGPPTEGPTTGPTSAPTTGPTETVTGCPQEMTPEVPAGSEKVKGDKPGEFVQISNVGPGVFVEDVPKDGDQPDTKVYKSVEPDNNDRFTPKAGQPILVTVKEGETPATPNDGSRTPQDVVAKEPSKLVASLPTPDGGVLKVYEVTPNDETPIAIEDPQDVLEPVTAGPDGDFPVNKDGPTTVIVVDSDNEPREVLSCEKVTTGTTAGPTVVTPTVGPTTGPTTQGPTTGPPTEGPTTGPTSAPTTEPTAAPPTAGPTTGPPTEGPTTGPTSAPTTGPTGVDRSCSSMAIHFRK